Proteins from a single region of Psychrobacter cryohalolentis K5:
- a CDS encoding MacB family efflux pump subunit produces MSSQDLYANAATDKPLMQVKGLIREFKAGEQTIRVLHDINLTIHQGEMVAIIGQSGSGKSTLMNILGCLDQATAGDYQVFGQSVNRLVPDELAKLRREHFGFIFQRYHLLGDISARDNVSVPAVYAGMDGQARNERAEKLLSDLGLADKVNNRPSQLSGGQQQRVSIARALMNGGDIILADEPTGALDSKSGKDVVQILKDLNAQGHTIIMVTHDPSLAAQAERVIEIKDGYIIADYKNEDYQRPAAQPASIIDKHRKSAFGSFIDRLLESFKMSLLAMRAHKMRTLLTMLGIIIGIASVVSVVGLGKGSQEQILSNISSLGTNTITVTDGYPYGDPRRQYNDDNLTPQDAQAVADQPYVLSVSPQLNSNMSVRYRNVQEAASISGVGKDYLDVSGETLAMGQGFDEQSILRRTQDIIIDSNAHKTFFPTIANPIGEVLLIGSVPGRVIGVLEPNEGGFSRSVDTPTLYMPYTTMMSRLIGSAYIESFIALIDNNISSSAAESAISDLMTSRHGTDDFRIRNSDSIRQTIESTTAALTLLISSIAIISLIVGGIGVMNIMLVSVTERTNEIGVRMAVGARQSDIMQQFLIEAILVCILGGLLGIGLAFAIGELINRVGGDSFKVIYSSTSIIAAFVCSTLIGVVFGFLPARNAAKLDPVEALSRD; encoded by the coding sequence ATGAGCAGCCAAGATCTTTATGCTAACGCCGCCACTGATAAGCCTTTGATGCAAGTCAAAGGCTTGATTAGAGAGTTTAAAGCCGGCGAGCAGACCATTCGTGTATTGCACGATATCAATCTAACCATCCATCAAGGCGAGATGGTGGCTATTATTGGACAATCAGGCTCAGGCAAATCAACCTTGATGAATATTTTGGGCTGCTTGGATCAAGCGACTGCCGGCGATTATCAAGTATTTGGTCAATCCGTGAATCGTTTAGTCCCTGATGAACTGGCAAAACTGCGCCGTGAACACTTTGGTTTTATTTTTCAACGTTACCATCTATTGGGTGACATCAGTGCCCGTGACAATGTCTCTGTGCCTGCCGTCTATGCAGGGATGGACGGGCAAGCGCGCAATGAACGTGCCGAAAAGCTCTTATCAGACTTGGGACTGGCGGACAAAGTCAATAATCGTCCAAGCCAGTTATCGGGTGGTCAGCAGCAGCGTGTGTCCATCGCAAGGGCATTGATGAACGGCGGTGATATTATCCTAGCGGATGAGCCGACAGGCGCGCTAGATAGCAAGTCAGGCAAAGATGTCGTACAAATTTTAAAAGACTTAAATGCGCAAGGTCATACCATTATTATGGTAACGCATGACCCCAGTCTTGCTGCCCAAGCTGAGCGCGTGATTGAAATCAAAGACGGTTATATCATTGCCGATTATAAAAACGAAGACTATCAGCGTCCAGCAGCACAACCTGCGTCGATAATAGACAAACACCGTAAAAGTGCTTTTGGCAGCTTTATCGACCGCTTGCTTGAATCGTTTAAAATGTCTTTACTTGCGATGCGTGCGCACAAAATGCGTACTCTGCTGACAATGCTAGGTATCATCATTGGTATTGCCTCTGTGGTATCGGTTGTCGGGCTCGGTAAAGGCTCACAAGAGCAGATTTTGTCCAATATTAGCTCACTAGGTACCAATACCATCACCGTCACCGACGGCTACCCTTACGGCGATCCTAGACGTCAGTATAATGATGACAACTTGACCCCACAGGATGCCCAAGCGGTTGCAGATCAGCCTTATGTGCTTAGTGTCAGTCCACAGCTGAATAGCAATATGAGCGTCCGCTATCGTAATGTCCAAGAAGCCGCCAGTATCAGCGGAGTAGGTAAAGATTATCTCGATGTCAGTGGTGAAACATTGGCAATGGGTCAAGGCTTTGATGAACAAAGTATCTTACGCCGTACCCAAGATATTATTATCGACAGCAATGCACATAAAACTTTCTTTCCTACTATAGCAAATCCTATCGGTGAGGTACTATTAATAGGGAGTGTTCCTGGACGCGTGATTGGGGTACTGGAGCCAAACGAAGGCGGGTTTAGTAGAAGCGTCGACACCCCTACTTTATATATGCCCTATACCACCATGATGTCACGGCTTATAGGCAGCGCCTATATCGAGAGTTTTATTGCGCTGATTGATAATAACATCTCCTCTTCTGCCGCTGAGTCTGCCATCTCAGATCTGATGACAAGCCGTCACGGTACCGATGATTTTCGCATACGTAACTCCGACTCTATCCGTCAAACCATTGAGTCTACAACGGCAGCATTGACCTTGCTGATATCCTCTATCGCCATTATCTCGCTGATTGTCGGCGGCATTGGCGTCATGAATATCATGCTGGTATCCGTGACCGAGCGCACCAATGAGATTGGCGTACGTATGGCAGTCGGTGCTCGTCAAAGCGATATCATGCAGCAGTTTTTGATTGAAGCCATTTTGGTCTGTATATTAGGTGGTTTATTAGGCATTGGACTGGCGTTTGCTATTGGTGAGCTGATCAACCGTGTTGGTGGTGATAGTTTTAAAGTCATTTATTCTTCGACATCCATTATTGCCGCCTTTGTTTGTTCGACACTTATTGGCGTGGTATTTGGATTCTTGCCTGCCCGTAATGCCGCCAAATTGGATCCTGTTGAAGCGCTCTCTAGAGATTAG
- a CDS encoding efflux RND transporter periplasmic adaptor subunit encodes MRKIGKNSAIKWGIIALVIIALGVLAYKTLKPKEVTPNYLTATAEIGDIENNVMASGKVKALNTVDVGAQVSGEVTRLFVEVGDEVQKGDLIAQIDQVTQKNSLSNEQASLEQSEAALQSARAESLSRQAGLKSAQADLASRQAELRQAQADFSRLQGLLAIDAISQQDYDTQRTKVQTAQAAVANARASIDTAKAAIATTAANINSQQAALRKSQTNVSTAQEDLSYTTIRAPMSGTVVSVTTEQGTTVNANQSAPTIVTLADLSTVRINAQISEADVINVKAGLPVYFNIIGNPDQKYDSILKAIEPAPEKISDTSSTDAAIYYVGYIEVPNTERRFRIDMTAQVYIVINQAKDALLIPSAALQPAGKSNKTGNNKKASTTAVNTNGDSAATKASVRVLKTDGTVVEQAVTVGINNRVNAEILSGLKKGDEVILSEEGPDSGSKGSGGRGGRPF; translated from the coding sequence ATGCGCAAAATTGGCAAAAACTCTGCTATTAAATGGGGCATTATTGCCCTCGTCATCATCGCTTTAGGGGTTTTAGCCTACAAAACCTTAAAACCAAAAGAAGTAACACCCAACTATCTAACAGCGACTGCTGAGATTGGCGATATCGAAAATAACGTTATGGCATCGGGCAAGGTTAAGGCTTTAAATACCGTCGATGTTGGTGCGCAAGTATCTGGTGAAGTGACGCGACTATTCGTTGAAGTCGGTGATGAAGTGCAAAAAGGCGATTTGATTGCGCAGATTGACCAAGTAACGCAGAAGAACAGTCTGAGCAATGAGCAAGCAAGCCTTGAGCAAAGTGAAGCGGCGCTACAAAGTGCACGAGCTGAGTCGTTAAGTCGTCAAGCAGGTTTAAAAAGTGCGCAGGCAGATCTTGCCAGCCGCCAAGCTGAGTTAAGACAAGCGCAAGCAGATTTTTCACGCTTGCAAGGCTTACTCGCTATCGACGCGATATCACAGCAGGATTATGATACTCAAAGGACAAAGGTACAAACTGCGCAGGCAGCAGTCGCCAATGCGCGTGCCTCTATCGATACTGCTAAAGCCGCTATTGCCACTACTGCAGCGAATATCAATAGTCAACAGGCGGCGTTACGTAAATCTCAAACCAACGTCAGCACCGCGCAAGAGGATTTAAGCTACACCACCATTCGCGCGCCAATGTCAGGTACTGTAGTATCGGTAACGACTGAGCAAGGGACGACGGTCAATGCCAATCAAAGTGCACCGACCATTGTTACCTTAGCTGATTTATCTACCGTACGCATTAATGCTCAAATCTCTGAAGCTGACGTCATTAATGTCAAAGCGGGCTTGCCTGTTTATTTTAATATCATCGGTAATCCCGATCAAAAATATGATTCGATTCTTAAAGCGATTGAACCGGCTCCTGAAAAAATCAGTGATACCAGCTCGACCGATGCTGCCATTTATTATGTCGGTTATATTGAAGTACCCAATACCGAGCGCCGCTTTCGTATTGATATGACCGCGCAAGTTTATATTGTCATTAACCAAGCCAAAGATGCGCTACTTATCCCTTCTGCCGCACTGCAACCTGCCGGTAAATCTAACAAAACTGGAAATAATAAAAAAGCATCTACCACTGCGGTTAATACTAATGGCGATTCTGCCGCAACTAAAGCTAGTGTCCGCGTTCTTAAAACTGATGGCACAGTGGTTGAACAAGCTGTCACAGTTGGTATTAATAACCGCGTCAATGCGGAGATATTGAGTGGTCTTAAAAAAGGTGACGAGGTTATCTTAAGCGAAGAGGGACCAGATAGTGGCAGCAAAGGCAGTGGTGGCAGAGGCGGCCGACCATTTTAG
- the holA gene encoding DNA polymerase III subunit delta, giving the protein MQDTFIQAYPKLQRSSVAVAGLWLAHGDEPLLSQWLIDALRPHWRAQNYAIKRIELISVKSWQEVLSELGSQSLFDDASALIVTGNHKPDKAVITELERFAQDAQAGSHSHSLLWLTPKQDKRAQSSKWFTPFAQYGHVIDCNLYNEQQRQQLLQIQAQQFGLKLSQEAWQLLMSHTEHHLLSAYQTLWRLSYLFAPQLMANNDAAIQETTNSSPHLSQVALDINDLQAALVSDAQFSVFDLSDAMLAGNSAQVAKIIFQLKATDEPTTLVLWAISKDMRQIMQLMDGQDPQALGIWRSKQGLYQQACRRQAKAQSAAWPALLYRCDQAIKGLIIQPAWELLLQAALELSGKRLFPTK; this is encoded by the coding sequence ATGCAAGATACTTTTATACAAGCTTATCCAAAGCTACAGCGATCCTCAGTTGCTGTAGCAGGCTTGTGGCTAGCACATGGTGATGAGCCATTATTAAGTCAATGGCTCATCGATGCGCTGCGTCCACATTGGCGCGCGCAGAATTACGCCATTAAACGTATTGAGCTTATATCGGTTAAGAGCTGGCAAGAAGTATTGTCAGAGCTTGGCAGCCAGTCTTTATTTGATGATGCCAGTGCCTTGATTGTCACAGGCAACCATAAACCTGATAAGGCAGTCATTACAGAGCTTGAGCGCTTTGCACAGGACGCTCAAGCAGGCAGCCACAGTCATAGCTTATTATGGTTGACCCCAAAACAAGACAAACGCGCTCAGAGCAGCAAGTGGTTTACGCCATTTGCGCAATATGGTCACGTCATCGACTGTAATTTGTATAATGAGCAGCAGCGTCAGCAGTTATTGCAGATACAAGCGCAGCAGTTTGGCTTAAAGCTATCGCAAGAAGCGTGGCAGCTACTCATGTCACATACTGAACATCATTTGCTCAGTGCCTATCAAACCTTATGGCGCTTATCTTATTTGTTTGCCCCACAACTCATGGCAAATAATGATGCTGCCATTCAAGAAACTACAAACTCTAGCCCGCACCTATCACAGGTCGCACTAGATATTAATGACTTACAAGCGGCATTGGTCAGCGATGCGCAGTTTAGCGTGTTTGATTTGTCCGATGCGATGCTTGCTGGCAATAGTGCCCAAGTCGCTAAAATCATTTTTCAACTCAAAGCCACGGATGAGCCAACGACCTTAGTATTATGGGCAATCAGTAAAGACATGCGACAAATCATGCAATTGATGGATGGACAAGATCCGCAAGCCCTAGGTATTTGGCGCAGTAAACAAGGCTTATATCAGCAAGCCTGTCGTCGTCAGGCAAAAGCGCAATCAGCTGCGTGGCCTGCTCTGCTTTATCGCTGTGATCAGGCAATTAAAGGGCTTATTATCCAGCCAGCATGGGAGCTATTACTACAAGCAGCGTTAGAATTATCAGGAAAACGTTTATTCCCTACTAAATAA
- a CDS encoding Spx/MgsR family RNA polymerase-binding regulatory protein: MTITIYGIKSCSTMKKAFTKLDELGVSYNFHDYKKQGIDKDSVQRWVNELGIDKVLNKRGTTWRKLEDVQKQAADSDVDQAIDLLIENTSMIKRPIVEGELTDKNKPILLCGFDEAEFDKVFS, encoded by the coding sequence ATGACCATCACTATTTACGGTATCAAATCTTGTAGCACCATGAAAAAAGCCTTTACCAAGCTTGATGAGTTGGGCGTTAGCTATAACTTTCATGATTATAAAAAACAAGGTATCGACAAAGATAGCGTTCAGCGTTGGGTCAACGAGCTTGGTATTGATAAAGTATTAAACAAGCGCGGAACGACATGGCGTAAGCTAGAAGATGTTCAAAAGCAAGCAGCGGATAGCGATGTGGATCAAGCAATTGACTTACTCATTGAAAATACCAGTATGATTAAGCGTCCGATAGTTGAAGGTGAGCTGACTGATAAAAATAAGCCGATATTATTATGTGGCTTTGATGAAGCCGAGTTTGATAAAGTTTTTTCGTAA
- the leuS gene encoding leucine--tRNA ligase, with protein MTNAVTAETANTNHTNNASSDKTQYQPQLIEAQQQAKWATDKRFEVSNEPSDKPSRYMLSMFPYPSGKLHMGHVRNYTISDVLSRYYRLKGYEVMQPMGWDGFGLPAENAAIANQTPPAKWTFENIDSMRAQLKLLGLSIDWSREFATCSPEYYQWEQWLFLQLYKKGLVYKKLATVNWDPVDNTVLANEQVIDGKGWRSGAMVEKRDIPMYYFNITDYADELLDDLDQLEGHWPSEVITMQRNWIGRSSGMEVHFPYELAGQSNSLDVFTTRPDTLMGVTYVAVAAEHPLAQYASENNKAIADFCALCKKGSVAEADLAKAEKIGMDTGLTVTHPLTGEEVPVWVANYVLMSYGSGAVMAVPAHDERDYEFATKYNLPIKQVIDIPAGYFDDVEEGNENCAYTERNTLVNSGEFDGMDFEQAFEAMLAKLEPQELAKKKIQYRLRDWGVSRQRYWGCPIPMVNCEHCGTVPVEEQDLPVVLPTDVVPDGRGNPLKNIPEFVNTTCPKCGNPAERETDTFDTFVESSWYYARFASPHDTTNMVNKSAANKWLPVDQYIGGVEHAVMHLLYARFFHKLMRDENLVSGDEPFANLMTQGMVLAGTFYRVNADGSTTYYFTKDIDIDFNERGQPIKAILKSDGQPVTIGKIEKMSKSKNNGVDPQITIDKYGADTVRLYTLFTAPADQTLEWSDDALKGPYNFVKKVWRIASEHIQALTDANLSLESLNSDALNTDSLSKEAKALRRKTHETIGKIDSDLGKRLALNTPVSSLMELANELSNFKASSEQELQVQHEALTDLLIMLSVYAPHIGEYLLEQLGLDTVTLNYPMVDESALVQDMITMVIQVNGKMRGKMDVAPNSDPEQLKAQARAIEGVAKFLTGEIKKEIVVPNKLVNIVVAG; from the coding sequence ATGACCAACGCCGTAACAGCAGAAACTGCTAATACTAACCATACTAATAATGCTTCTAGCGACAAGACCCAATATCAGCCGCAACTCATCGAAGCGCAGCAGCAAGCCAAATGGGCAACAGATAAGCGCTTTGAAGTCAGCAATGAGCCAAGTGATAAACCAAGTCGTTATATGCTGTCAATGTTCCCGTACCCAAGTGGTAAGCTGCATATGGGTCACGTACGTAACTATACTATCTCTGATGTATTAAGCCGTTATTATCGGCTCAAAGGTTATGAAGTCATGCAGCCAATGGGCTGGGATGGTTTTGGCTTGCCAGCAGAAAACGCCGCGATTGCCAATCAGACGCCGCCTGCTAAATGGACGTTTGAGAACATTGACAGCATGCGCGCCCAGCTAAAATTGCTTGGCTTGTCTATTGACTGGTCACGTGAATTTGCCACTTGTAGCCCTGAGTATTATCAGTGGGAGCAGTGGTTGTTTTTGCAGTTATATAAAAAAGGCTTGGTTTATAAAAAGCTTGCCACCGTCAACTGGGATCCGGTCGACAACACCGTATTAGCCAATGAGCAAGTCATTGATGGTAAAGGCTGGCGTAGTGGCGCTATGGTCGAAAAGCGTGATATTCCGATGTATTATTTTAACATCACTGATTATGCCGATGAGCTGCTTGATGATTTAGACCAGCTAGAAGGTCATTGGCCATCTGAAGTGATTACCATGCAGCGCAATTGGATTGGTCGTAGCTCAGGTATGGAAGTGCATTTCCCTTATGAGCTGGCTGGCCAAAGCAATAGCTTAGACGTCTTTACCACTCGCCCTGATACCTTGATGGGTGTCACTTATGTGGCAGTGGCCGCAGAGCATCCTCTAGCGCAATATGCCTCTGAGAATAATAAAGCGATTGCAGATTTTTGTGCCCTTTGTAAGAAAGGCTCAGTCGCTGAGGCAGACCTTGCTAAAGCCGAAAAAATCGGTATGGATACGGGTCTAACTGTGACCCATCCATTGACTGGCGAAGAAGTGCCTGTTTGGGTTGCCAATTATGTACTTATGAGCTATGGCTCAGGTGCGGTAATGGCAGTACCTGCTCACGATGAGCGCGACTATGAGTTTGCAACCAAATACAACTTACCGATTAAACAAGTCATTGACATTCCTGCAGGGTATTTTGATGATGTAGAAGAAGGCAATGAGAATTGTGCTTATACTGAGCGTAATACTCTAGTCAATTCAGGCGAATTTGATGGCATGGACTTTGAGCAAGCGTTTGAAGCCATGCTTGCTAAGCTTGAGCCTCAGGAGCTTGCTAAGAAAAAAATTCAATACCGTCTCCGTGATTGGGGGGTTTCTCGCCAGCGTTATTGGGGCTGCCCTATCCCAATGGTCAACTGTGAGCATTGCGGTACCGTGCCAGTTGAAGAACAAGACTTGCCGGTTGTCTTGCCAACTGACGTCGTCCCTGACGGTCGCGGTAATCCACTAAAAAATATTCCAGAATTTGTGAATACCACTTGCCCTAAATGTGGCAATCCTGCTGAGCGCGAAACCGATACCTTTGATACCTTTGTAGAATCAAGCTGGTACTATGCGCGCTTTGCCAGCCCACACGATACAACCAATATGGTCAATAAATCTGCCGCCAATAAATGGTTGCCAGTCGACCAATATATCGGCGGTGTCGAGCACGCGGTTATGCATCTTCTTTATGCGCGCTTCTTCCATAAGCTGATGCGTGATGAAAACTTGGTATCAGGCGATGAGCCATTTGCCAATTTGATGACTCAAGGAATGGTACTTGCGGGTACTTTCTACCGCGTCAATGCTGATGGCAGTACCACTTATTACTTCACTAAAGACATCGATATTGACTTTAACGAGCGCGGTCAGCCGATTAAAGCCATCCTAAAATCAGATGGACAGCCGGTGACGATTGGCAAAATCGAAAAAATGTCTAAGTCAAAAAATAATGGTGTTGATCCACAGATAACCATCGATAAATATGGCGCGGATACCGTTCGTCTTTATACCTTATTTACTGCTCCTGCCGATCAAACGCTTGAATGGTCAGATGATGCGCTCAAAGGTCCTTATAACTTTGTTAAAAAAGTATGGCGCATTGCTTCTGAGCATATCCAAGCGTTAACTGATGCCAACTTAAGTCTTGAATCGCTCAATAGTGATGCTTTAAATACGGATAGCTTAAGCAAAGAAGCTAAAGCCTTACGCCGTAAAACGCATGAAACCATTGGCAAGATTGATAGTGACTTGGGTAAACGCCTAGCACTCAATACCCCTGTCTCTAGCTTGATGGAACTTGCTAATGAGCTGAGTAACTTTAAAGCTAGTAGCGAGCAAGAGCTGCAAGTACAGCATGAAGCACTGACTGATTTATTGATTATGCTGTCGGTATATGCGCCGCACATTGGTGAGTATTTACTTGAGCAATTAGGGCTTGATACCGTCACCTTAAATTACCCTATGGTCGATGAAAGTGCACTGGTACAAGATATGATTACCATGGTAATTCAGGTCAATGGAAAAATGCGCGGCAAAATGGATGTGGCACCAAACAGCGACCCTGAGCAGCTAAAAGCACAGGCACGCGCGATTGAAGGTGTGGCAAAGTTCCTGACTGGCGAGATCAAAAAAGAGATCGTCGTACCTAATAAACTGGTTAATATCGTGGTTGCTGGTTAG
- a CDS encoding MBL fold metallo-hydrolase codes for MSLVDIVAIEGYIQTTYMAVYPDKLLLLDSGCRCDVDKILAYITDNLKRPVEQLKTVMVTHMHPDHAGGAKLLQQKTGCQIVTAMSEKPWYHGILGRISHLNDLGLTYYVASRQGKSMTNVWYHPILKADITVQDGDRVPNFDDWIVLETPGHTDRDLSLWHPQSKQAYTADLILIIKNRFVSPYLITLPDAYRASLDKVKALQPDTLLLAHDKRVKLSDKDFEKLIERAPNEPRKTTLQNGFKLMLAQVKFARKRVDTP; via the coding sequence ATGAGTTTAGTAGATATCGTTGCGATAGAGGGATATATTCAGACAACGTATATGGCGGTTTATCCTGACAAGTTATTATTGTTAGATTCAGGGTGTCGATGTGATGTCGATAAGATTTTAGCGTATATTACCGACAATCTAAAACGTCCAGTTGAGCAACTTAAGACCGTCATGGTCACGCATATGCATCCCGATCATGCGGGCGGCGCTAAGCTGTTGCAGCAAAAAACCGGCTGTCAGATAGTTACCGCAATGTCCGAAAAGCCTTGGTACCATGGTATTTTGGGTAGAATTTCCCATTTAAATGATTTGGGATTGACTTATTATGTCGCCAGTCGCCAAGGTAAGTCCATGACCAACGTCTGGTACCACCCCATTTTAAAAGCGGATATCACTGTTCAAGATGGCGACCGTGTGCCAAATTTTGACGATTGGATCGTCTTGGAGACGCCAGGGCATACCGATCGGGACTTGTCTTTATGGCATCCGCAAAGCAAGCAGGCGTATACCGCAGATCTCATATTAATCATCAAAAATAGATTTGTCTCGCCTTATTTAATTACCTTACCTGACGCTTACCGCGCGTCATTGGACAAGGTAAAAGCACTGCAACCAGATACTTTATTACTGGCGCATGATAAAAGAGTTAAGCTTAGCGATAAAGACTTTGAAAAATTGATAGAACGGGCACCGAATGAACCACGCAAAACAACGTTACAAAATGGTTTTAAGCTCATGCTTGCACAAGTTAAATTTGCTCGTAAAAGAGTAGATACCCCTTAA
- the lptE gene encoding LPS assembly lipoprotein LptE has translation MPKKSNRQKLATALLASLPMLAIVGATASLSGCGFQLRGYDAPMLFDVAKTAVIIEDNRTAFPLKLPLTKRLEALGVDVITNMTLTDVASNNQNVGTETIAAITVNNVRFKRYELVGVLTEIRLVISADVSYQSIDNGKPVTLSNPIQVERSYQYNEASVSTDDQQGDQIREWLYDSLARRITDQYVAIALPKVTPASATTSAQIGKGTGTTAILVPKP, from the coding sequence ATGCCTAAAAAGTCGAATAGACAGAAACTAGCGACCGCATTACTTGCATCTTTGCCAATGCTTGCCATCGTTGGGGCGACTGCCAGTCTTAGTGGCTGCGGCTTTCAACTACGCGGTTATGATGCGCCCATGCTGTTTGATGTGGCGAAGACTGCGGTAATTATCGAAGATAATCGCACGGCATTCCCACTGAAGCTGCCGCTCACAAAGCGCCTTGAGGCCTTGGGTGTTGATGTCATTACTAACATGACATTGACGGATGTCGCTAGTAACAATCAAAACGTAGGCACTGAAACCATCGCTGCGATTACTGTCAATAACGTACGTTTTAAGCGTTATGAATTGGTTGGCGTATTAACAGAAATTCGCTTAGTGATATCAGCCGATGTTAGCTATCAAAGCATAGATAATGGTAAGCCTGTAACGCTCAGTAATCCGATTCAAGTTGAACGTAGCTATCAGTATAACGAGGCGTCAGTGAGCACCGACGATCAGCAAGGTGATCAAATTCGTGAATGGCTTTATGACAGTTTAGCAAGACGTATCACCGATCAATATGTCGCGATTGCATTGCCAAAGGTGACACCTGCCAGCGCCACTACTTCTGCGCAAATCGGTAAAGGTACAGGCACTACGGCGATTCTTGTACCCAAACCTTAA
- the argB gene encoding acetylglutamate kinase — protein MTLNLDEAKITAEVLTTALPYIQRFVDKIIVVKYGGNAMTDPALESSFARDIVLLKTVGMHPVVVHGGGPQVDNLLKELGRHSDRIDGMRVTDKDTMDIVEMVLGGNVNKSIVSLINKHGGCAIGLTGKDANLILAKKLMMEKIGVDGVAVPVDLGFVGDVVSVNKDVINMLIASDFIPVIAPLGVDEEGNTYNINADLVAGKVAEFLQAEKLMLLTNIKGVLGRDGEVVTGLTPKTVDSLIEDGTISGGMIPKIQCALDAVRSGVKSAVIVDGRVPHATLLEIFTNEGVGTLISRDLG, from the coding sequence ATGACCTTGAATTTAGATGAAGCCAAAATTACTGCCGAAGTCTTGACCACCGCCCTGCCCTATATTCAACGCTTCGTCGATAAAATCATTGTGGTCAAATACGGCGGCAATGCCATGACCGATCCTGCGCTTGAAAGCTCATTTGCCCGAGATATCGTCCTACTCAAAACCGTTGGTATGCATCCTGTGGTCGTACATGGTGGCGGTCCACAAGTGGATAATTTATTAAAAGAGCTTGGGCGGCACTCAGACCGTATCGATGGGATGCGCGTTACTGACAAGGACACCATGGATATCGTCGAGATGGTACTTGGCGGCAATGTTAATAAATCGATTGTGAGCTTGATCAATAAACATGGCGGCTGCGCTATCGGTTTAACGGGTAAAGATGCCAACTTAATCTTGGCTAAAAAATTGATGATGGAAAAAATCGGCGTAGATGGTGTTGCTGTACCAGTAGATTTGGGCTTTGTCGGGGATGTGGTTAGCGTCAATAAAGACGTGATTAATATGCTGATTGCTTCTGACTTTATTCCTGTTATCGCCCCTCTTGGCGTCGATGAAGAAGGCAATACTTATAATATCAATGCCGATTTGGTTGCTGGTAAAGTCGCCGAATTCTTGCAGGCAGAGAAACTCATGCTATTAACCAATATCAAAGGGGTACTGGGTCGTGATGGCGAAGTCGTGACTGGTTTGACGCCTAAGACTGTGGACAGCCTAATTGAAGATGGTACGATTTCAGGCGGCATGATTCCTAAAATTCAATGTGCGCTTGATGCGGTTCGTAGCGGCGTAAAAAGTGCCGTTATCGTCGATGGTCGCGTACCGCATGCCACGCTGTTAGAGATTTTCACTAACGAAGGTGTTGGTACACTAATCAGTCGAGATCTAGGCTAA